From one Sparus aurata chromosome 16, fSpaAur1.1, whole genome shotgun sequence genomic stretch:
- the palm1b gene encoding paralemmin 1b — translation MAEVSQEERLQAIAEKRKRQTEIENKRRQLDDDRRQLQHLKSKALRERWLLDGAPAEEETQKRLQEDEIKTKLLEQVILRLEQEIEELETDAPAKKGVAKENGGENGVVQSSGQTPKREVTGIEAKLLGPSPDQASADNPVTLVFMGYKTVEEEQESRTALGMEGVDGNVKAEFVVIEDGEGKAGGEAATAEQAPPNGSMAEKEKANGGGEEGEKEKEKKQTCKCCTVM, via the exons ATGGCTGAGGTGTCACAAGAGGAGAGACTCCAGGCCATCGCT gagaagaggaagaggcagacagagattGAAAACAAGAGGAGGCAGCTGGATGATGACCGACGGCAACTCCAGCATctcaag TCGAAGGCACTGAGGGAGCGCTGGTTGTTAGACGGAGCTCCGGCGGAGGAGGAGACCCAGAAGCGTCTGCAGGAGGATGAGATCAAGACCAAACTCCTGGAGCAGGTCATCCTCAG GCTGGAGCAAGAGATAGAAGAGCTGGAGACGGACGCTCCAGCCAAAAAGGGTGTGGCCAAAGAAAATGGAG GTGAGAACGGAGTAGTGCAGTCCTCCGGTCAGACCCCCAAGAGAGAGGTGACAGGGATTGAGGCCAAGCTGCTGGGTCCCAGCCCCGACCAGGCCAGCGCGGACAACCCCGTCACCCTGGTGTTCATGGGCTACAAGAccgtggaggaggagcaggagagccgCACGGCCCTGGGGATGGAAGGGGTGGATGGCAACGTGAAGGCTGAGTTCGTTGTCATCGAGGATGGGGAGGGGAAGGCGGGAGGAGAGGCGGCCACAGCGGAACAGGCTCCACCCAACGGGAGCATGGCGGAGAAAGAGAAGGCCAACGGAGGCGGAGAGGaaggggagaaggagaaggagaagaaacagaCCTGCAAATGCTGCACGGTcatgtga